The region TACAGCAGTCAACAATAATGGGCTTAACATTTattagtcaaataaatatttttgaagaagcAAAAGGGAAATGCACATCCTAACAGACTGACACATTGATTTATCCAATTAAACTGGAAAAGCaatttgttttctctgaagtAACAAtcttacttgatttttaaaaattcattcatgtGTAAAATGTGAAGATACCTTCAACTTCTTCAACTCAATGGCTTACATTTGTTCAGAGAACAAATTCATGCTTGCAGAACCGTTCTTGAAAACCCGCCCACTCACAATGACTTTGATGGCTTTCCTAAACCAAGGGTAAAATACAGCATAGATCAAGGGGTTCATGGCTGAGTTATAATAAGTACACCAACAGCAAATCTCATAAATATAGGCCGGGGTTATGAAGCCCATGAAGGCATCGATTAATGAGTCAATACTGTATGGTAACCACGAAATCATGAATGCTATGACTGTGATACCCAGGGTTTTAGctgctttcctctctctcttggcTACTCTGGATTTGTAACTGTCTGATGATGACTCTCTTTTACTACCAGTATTTTCAATCTTTTTAGCCTGTTGTCTGGCCACAAGGAAAATATTACTATAGAGAATTAGCATAACAAAAGTAGGTATAAAGAAGGATAGAAAATGTACCAACACCCAGTTTTGATTTATAACTATCTGACAGCCTCCTACACAGTTGAGGGCACTAGACAATTCCTCTAGCCCATTCTCATTGGCACCCGTGTAGAACACGGCACCACTGTAAGTAAGGGGCAGGatccaggagatgctgatgcATATCCCTGACACAGACACCGTGAACTTGGTGGGATAGACCAGAGGGTCAGTAACAGCAATGTACCTGTCGATGGAGATGAAGGACAGGTGGAAGAGAGAAGAGTAACAAAATGCCACATCACAGCATGTGTGCAAAGCACAGAAACTTTGCCCAAAGTACCAGCAGCTCTCCACGGACCTGACCATGCTGAAGGGCATCACAGTCACTCCCACTAGAAAGTCTGTACAGGCCAGAGAGGTGATGAGAAAATTGGTTGGTGAGTGTAGCTGCTTGAAATGAAGGATGGCAGTCATTACCAGGAGATTTCCAAACACGGCCAGGACAGCCCCAAAGCCATACACCATGTATAGAATCACGCGGGACGTGGGTGAGTAGGGGGTTTTCACACAGGATCCATTCAAGTGCTCGTAGCAGAGCTGCACAGCTGCACTGGGGGATGAGTTGCTGCTCATGATCTGTCCTTTACACTCAAAGAATTCTGTCCTTCTTGATTTCCATGGACTTTCAATGCTTCTGGAGGAAATCATACATACAGTAGGATGCCTGAGGAAATTA is a window of Capra hircus breed San Clemente chromosome 9, ASM170441v1, whole genome shotgun sequence DNA encoding:
- the LOC102171791 gene encoding trace amine-associated receptor 6-like — translated: MSSNSSPSAAVQLCYEHLNGSCVKTPYSPTSRVILYMVYGFGAVLAVFGNLLVMTAILHFKQLHSPTNFLITSLACTDFLVGVTVMPFSMVRSVESCWYFGQSFCALHTCCDVAFCYSSLFHLSFISIDRYIAVTDPLVYPTKFTVSVSGICISISWILPLTYSGAVFYTGANENGLEELSSALNCVGGCQIVINQNWVLVHFLSFFIPTFVMLILYSNIFLVARQQAKKIENTGSKRESSSDSYKSRVAKRERKAAKTLGITVIAFMISWLPYSIDSLIDAFMGFITPAYIYEICCWCTYYNSAMNPLIYAVFYPWFRKAIKVIVSGRVFKNGSASMNLFSEQM